A part of Herbiconiux aconitum genomic DNA contains:
- a CDS encoding MFS transporter, whose protein sequence is MTSTPAPAPASASVFTPRRTTLLVLTALILTAVNLRTAVTGFSPLLEQIGGDLGFGTALYGAFGTIVTASFAIFGFVASAASRRFGLETTLAAATVVTTLGIGLRALSPDPVVLVASTIVAFAGVGASNVLIVPIVKRYFASRLKTVSSLYLALLQFGQFVAPLIAVPIALSAGWRFAIGMWAILTAAAAVLWIGVATSGRSRAQARGAGSESNSGTGTVGTAPASTPPAPLGGVPGAWRTTLLWSMVLLFAMTALNTYVIITWLPTILVEAGAEPALGGTLLAFFSVFGLGAAFLVPPLTLHLRNPAAIVVVCVTLLAVGYTGLLVAPLEGAVFWVAALGLGVSTFPMCLTLVNARTRSTAGSSLLSGRMQGIGYAIACVGPLLIGLLHDAQSGWSGSFVFLFVSLAILLVAGILASRPRLLEDEAARAA, encoded by the coding sequence ATGACCTCGACCCCCGCTCCGGCGCCGGCTTCTGCCTCGGTGTTCACCCCACGACGCACGACACTGTTGGTGCTGACGGCGCTCATCCTCACCGCCGTCAACCTGCGCACGGCCGTGACGGGCTTCAGTCCGTTACTCGAGCAGATCGGCGGTGATCTGGGATTCGGAACGGCACTCTACGGCGCGTTCGGCACCATCGTCACGGCCTCGTTCGCGATCTTCGGTTTCGTGGCTTCGGCCGCCTCGCGCCGGTTCGGCCTCGAGACGACGCTGGCGGCCGCGACCGTCGTGACCACGCTCGGCATCGGGCTGCGCGCGCTCAGCCCTGATCCGGTCGTGTTGGTCGCGTCGACGATCGTGGCGTTCGCCGGGGTGGGCGCGTCGAACGTGCTCATCGTGCCGATCGTGAAGCGCTACTTCGCCTCGCGGCTGAAGACCGTGAGCTCGCTCTACCTCGCGCTGCTGCAGTTCGGGCAGTTCGTCGCTCCGCTGATCGCGGTGCCGATCGCGCTCTCGGCCGGATGGCGGTTCGCGATCGGGATGTGGGCGATCCTGACGGCGGCGGCGGCGGTGCTGTGGATCGGAGTCGCCACGTCGGGGCGGTCGCGGGCACAGGCGCGCGGCGCCGGATCGGAGTCCAACTCGGGCACGGGAACCGTCGGCACCGCACCCGCATCCACTCCCCCGGCACCGCTCGGCGGCGTGCCGGGCGCGTGGCGCACCACTCTGTTGTGGTCGATGGTGCTGCTGTTCGCGATGACCGCGCTCAACACCTACGTCATCATCACGTGGCTGCCGACCATCCTCGTCGAGGCCGGTGCGGAGCCCGCGCTCGGCGGCACCCTCCTCGCCTTCTTCTCGGTGTTCGGCCTGGGCGCGGCATTCCTCGTGCCGCCCTTGACGCTGCACCTGCGCAATCCGGCGGCGATCGTCGTGGTGTGCGTGACGCTTCTCGCCGTGGGCTACACGGGCTTGCTGGTCGCGCCGCTCGAGGGTGCCGTGTTCTGGGTGGCCGCGCTCGGACTCGGCGTCAGCACCTTCCCGATGTGTCTCACTCTCGTGAACGCCCGCACACGTAGCACGGCCGGTTCGTCGTTACTCTCCGGTCGCATGCAGGGCATCGGTTACGCCATCGCCTGCGTCGGCCCCCTGCTCATCGGCCTGTTGCACGATGCGCAGTCCGGCTGGAGCGGCTCGTTCGTGTTCCTCTTCGTGAGCCTCGCGATCCTCCTGGTTGCCGGCATCCTGGCGTCCCGCCCGCGCCTGCTCGAGGATGAGGCGGCGCGCGCGGCGTGA
- a CDS encoding CocE/NonD family hydrolase: MAGVALAAAVVVPALSPAAASAATPGVDAISIVDGETAPVFDYADAIRERVFIPVAGVDQDLDGVDDVTAIEIIRPKESDSGLKVPSIIDASPYYSTVGRGNESELIADTDGDGINDEWPLFYDNYFVERGYAVILAEMDGTANSTGCPLQGGAGDIASMKVVIDWLQGRAAGHDAAGDPVTAAWHNGKAGMIGKSYDGTLANGVAATGVEGLTTIVPISAISNWYGYSRTGGIRHNTDYPSGLSNSITNPDRRDLCAPTRDEMSLVDGDETGDINAFWAERDYRTTTDKITASVFAVHGLNDDNVRMSQLGAYWTALGENDVPRKIWLSRLGHVDPFDYDRAEWVSTLHHWFDYWLQGIDNGIMTEPMATVESMQPGVMEDYATWPVPGSEDVGIHLAATPAGAAGTLQLATPTGPDELTFTGPANAPRENDLIAEPEGSQDARLTFLSQPLTSELRISGTASVELTAALSTDQSNLATMLVDYGTATVIPRSPGDGVADLDTSSCWGGESASDDACYGEVERRSADVEQFRVTRGVLDSSNRESLIDGQATPVVPGQDYAFSWPLEPYDHVFPVGHRIGVVVTTNLSGFVAGTPNATVNLDTAVSTIVLPIVGGAQAAVASGALGVPDASTVSFDLGGHGGAIEPQTIPYGQTATAPVDPTAEGYVFQGWFADAEHAVPFDFAAPVMSDTAVYASWMTVADAIRSLELEVSTTSVQQGGSVVVTATGFDADGGALGDVTEAVTFTSSVATDVIDGNTITFPHASPHVITATVRDVTASVTVEVIPAPVAPPTTDPGPGSGSGSGNGTGTGSGAATSNTGGLAATGAQLIIPLSVVLALLVVGAGALLAARRRRRSTTADDSGDSAL, translated from the coding sequence ATGGCGGGCGTTGCTCTTGCGGCCGCGGTCGTCGTTCCGGCACTCTCCCCGGCAGCGGCCTCCGCCGCGACACCGGGCGTCGACGCGATCAGCATCGTCGACGGTGAGACCGCTCCGGTGTTCGATTACGCCGACGCCATCCGCGAACGCGTATTCATCCCGGTGGCCGGTGTCGACCAGGATCTCGACGGCGTCGACGACGTGACGGCCATCGAGATCATCCGCCCGAAGGAGTCCGACAGCGGACTCAAGGTTCCGTCGATCATCGACGCGAGTCCGTATTACAGCACTGTCGGCCGCGGCAATGAGTCCGAACTGATCGCCGACACGGATGGCGACGGCATCAACGACGAGTGGCCGCTGTTCTATGACAACTACTTCGTGGAGCGCGGGTACGCCGTCATCCTGGCTGAAATGGACGGCACCGCGAACTCCACCGGCTGCCCCCTGCAGGGTGGCGCCGGTGACATCGCCAGCATGAAGGTGGTGATCGACTGGCTGCAGGGCCGCGCTGCCGGTCACGACGCTGCGGGCGATCCTGTCACGGCCGCCTGGCACAACGGCAAGGCCGGCATGATCGGCAAGTCCTACGACGGAACGCTCGCCAACGGCGTGGCGGCGACGGGTGTCGAGGGCCTCACCACGATCGTTCCGATCTCGGCCATCTCGAACTGGTACGGCTATTCCCGCACGGGCGGCATCCGCCACAACACCGACTACCCCTCGGGTCTCTCGAACTCGATCACCAACCCCGACCGACGGGATCTCTGCGCCCCCACCCGCGACGAGATGAGCCTGGTCGACGGCGACGAGACGGGTGACATCAACGCGTTCTGGGCCGAACGCGACTACCGCACCACCACCGACAAGATCACCGCATCCGTCTTCGCGGTTCACGGACTGAACGACGACAACGTGCGGATGAGTCAGCTCGGCGCCTACTGGACCGCATTGGGCGAGAACGACGTGCCGCGCAAGATCTGGCTCTCGCGCCTCGGCCACGTCGACCCGTTCGACTACGACCGCGCCGAGTGGGTCAGCACGCTGCACCACTGGTTCGACTACTGGTTGCAGGGCATCGACAACGGCATCATGACGGAGCCGATGGCCACCGTGGAATCCATGCAGCCGGGTGTGATGGAGGACTATGCGACCTGGCCGGTACCGGGATCGGAAGACGTGGGCATCCATCTCGCGGCCACCCCGGCCGGTGCTGCCGGAACCCTGCAGCTCGCCACGCCCACCGGACCGGATGAGCTCACGTTCACCGGCCCGGCGAACGCTCCGCGCGAGAACGATCTGATCGCCGAGCCGGAGGGCTCTCAGGATGCCCGGCTGACGTTCCTCTCGCAGCCTCTCACCAGCGAGCTCCGCATCTCGGGCACGGCGTCTGTCGAGCTGACCGCTGCGCTCAGCACCGATCAGTCGAACCTCGCGACCATGCTGGTGGACTACGGGACGGCGACCGTGATTCCCCGCAGCCCTGGAGACGGTGTGGCCGATCTGGACACCAGCTCCTGCTGGGGCGGTGAGAGCGCGAGCGACGACGCCTGTTACGGCGAGGTCGAGCGGCGCTCGGCGGATGTCGAGCAGTTCCGGGTGACCCGAGGCGTTCTCGACTCCTCCAACCGTGAATCGCTCATCGACGGCCAGGCCACTCCTGTGGTTCCCGGCCAGGACTACGCGTTCAGCTGGCCGCTCGAGCCTTACGACCACGTGTTCCCGGTCGGCCACCGCATCGGTGTCGTCGTGACGACGAACCTGTCGGGCTTCGTCGCCGGCACTCCGAACGCCACGGTGAACCTCGACACGGCGGTCAGCACGATCGTGCTGCCGATCGTCGGAGGCGCGCAGGCAGCGGTCGCATCAGGGGCACTCGGTGTTCCGGATGCGTCGACCGTGAGCTTCGATCTCGGTGGCCACGGCGGCGCGATCGAGCCCCAGACGATTCCCTACGGACAGACGGCGACCGCCCCGGTCGACCCCACGGCTGAGGGTTACGTCTTCCAGGGCTGGTTCGCCGACGCCGAGCACGCCGTGCCGTTCGACTTCGCCGCTCCGGTGATGTCGGACACCGCGGTCTACGCCTCGTGGATGACGGTCGCCGACGCGATTCGCAGCCTGGAACTCGAGGTCAGCACCACGAGCGTCCAGCAGGGCGGCTCGGTCGTCGTCACCGCGACCGGATTCGACGCCGACGGCGGAGCACTCGGTGACGTGACCGAGGCGGTCACGTTCACGAGCTCGGTTGCCACCGATGTGATCGACGGCAACACGATCACCTTCCCGCACGCAAGCCCGCACGTCATCACGGCCACGGTGCGTGATGTCACGGCGAGTGTCACCGTGGAAGTCATCCCGGCGCCCGTCGCGCCGCCGACCACCGATCCGGGGCCGGGAAGCGGCAGCGGCAGCGGAAACGGAACCGGCACGGGGAGTGGCGCGGCCACCTCGAACACCGGCGGTCTGGCGGCGACCGGCGCTCAGCTGATCATTCCGCTCAGCGTGGTGCTCGCTCTGCTCGTCGTCGGCGCCGGCGCGCTCCTCGCCGCCCGCCGTCGCCGTCGGTCGACCACGGCGGACGATTCGGGAGACAGCGCCCTCTAG